In one window of Henckelia pumila isolate YLH828 chromosome 1, ASM3356847v2, whole genome shotgun sequence DNA:
- the LOC140874651 gene encoding chaperone protein dnaJ C76, chloroplastic-like, whose protein sequence is MQAAAALLSLHAPSLTITKSTALASNYPPSAKRSSHQKASRNNVSACRASGSSQSGSAITDFNLYELLGVEDFSDRSQIKEAYRALQKRCHPDIAGPAGHDMAIVLNEAYALLSDPLSRVAYDKELSKVADLRGYTGKPIYSVWLGSESEQRAVFVDEVKCVGCLKCALFATKTFAVESVYGRARVVAQWADHEDKIQEAIGACPVDCISFVERSDLPALEFIMSKQPRGRVRIGVGNTVGVRASDVFNEVEKFQARYAHHKAYSKGSESPNASRASAIQAIQMISNWLYWQSPLTDAMPPATQDSSTATSKRARPSSIKMLKAAVAARKEAGATATRPDQGSSSEYWVPSTRGLPDATTPDCGSKPAFNPSPTQKTSRPRTNESLNPKGEFSYTLRLGVPIATAIVAATVAASQIGEPVGGLKDHIGGPLALAIVNSSWFQVSLAGVTWYIIAMYLVELVEAIRRK, encoded by the exons ATGCAGGCAGCTGCGGCACTTCTCTCTTTGCACGCACCTTCACTGACCATCACAAAATCAACAGCGTTAGCCTCCAACTACCCGCCAAGCGCCAAGCGATCATCCCACCAGAAAGCCAGTAGAAACAATGTTTCGGCTTGCAGAGCTTCTGGGTCTTCGCAGTCTGGTTCCGCGATCACCGATTTCAATCTTTACGAGCTTCTTGGGGTAGAAGATTTTTCCGATCGGTCTCAGATCAAGGAAGCGTACCGGGCGCTGCAGAAGCGGTGTCACCCGGATATAGCGGGGCCGGCGGGGCATGACATGGCTATTGTTCTTAATGAAGCTTATGCTCTTCTTTCTGACCCTCTTTCACGCGTTGCTTACGATAAG GAGTTATCAAAAGTTGCAGATTTGCGAGGGTACACAGGCAAGCCTATATATTCGGTGTGGCTTGGATCAGAGAGTGAACAAAGGGCTGTTTTTGTTGATGAAGTCAAGTGCGTGGGTTGCTTGAAATGTGCCTTATTTGCAACTAAAACATTTGCTGTCGAATCTGTATATGGAAGAGCTCGAGTTGTGGCTCAATGGGCTGATCACGaagacaagattcaagaagcTATTGGCGCTTGCCCAGTTGACTGCATCTC GTTTGTGGAGAGGTCTGACCTGCCAGCCTTAGAATTTATCATGTCGAAGCAGCCGCGGGGCAGGGTCAGAATAGGTGTAGGCAATACAGTGGGAGTTCGTGCTTCCGACGTTTTTAACGAGGTGGAGAAATTCCAGGCCAGATATGCCCATCATAAAGCTTACTCCAAG ggATCAGAGAGCCCCAACGCATCAAGGGCCTCTGCCATTCAGGCGATTCAAATGATATCGAATTGGTTGTACTGGCAATCTCCCCTTACAGACGCTATGCCACCAGCGACGCAGGATTCTTCAACCGCGACATCAAAACGTGCTAGACCTAGTAGCATTAAGATGCTGAAAGCCGCTGTTGCAGCCAGAAAAGAAGCAGGGGCAACCGCTACTCGACCTGATCAAGGGTCGTCATCTGAGTATTGGGTGCCATCTACGCGTGGGCTTCCGGACGCAACCACCCCAGATTGTGGCTCAAAACCTGCCTTCAATCCTTCTCCAACCCAGAAAACGAGCCGGCCAAGAACCAATGAATCCTTGAACCCCAAAGGCGAATTCAGCTACACTTTACGTTTGGGTGTACCGATAGCAACCGCCATAGTTGCTGCAACAGTGGCTGCGTCACAGATTGGAGAACCGGTGGGAGGCTTAAAGGACCACATTGGTGGTCCTTTAGCTCTAGCCATTGTGAATAGTTCTTGGTTCCAAGTTTCTTTAGCAGGTGTTACCTGGTATATCATTGCTATGTACTTGGTCGAATTAGTTGAAGCCATTCGAAGAAAGTAA
- the LOC140880543 gene encoding protein DETOXIFICATION 33 — MNSGGVEESLLEKRPGGGKVGSLAKEFGGESKRLWRLAGPAIITYIFQYSLGALTQTFSGQLNELDLAAVSVENSVIAGLAYGFMLGMGSALETLCGQAYGAGQIRMLGIYMQRSWVILLTTAVALLPIYLFAPPILTLFGEAPEISRAAGKFAIWMIPQLFAYAVNFPIQKFLQSQGKLMAMAWISALVLVLHIVFSWLLILKLGWGLIGAAITLNASWWLICILQLIYIFITKSDGAWTGFSWLAFHDLYGFVKLSLASAVMLCLEFWYLMILVVIVGRLDNPVIPVDAVSICMNIQGWNAMIAIGFNAAISVRVSNELGAGNARAAKFSVVVVSTTTMLIAIVCTAVVLATRDIYPFLFTSSDAVAKETTRLSTLLAVTVLLSGLQPVLSGVAVGAGWQAIVAYINIGCYYIVGLPIGIGLGFPLHLGAMGIWGGLIGGVGLQTIILIWIVARRNWEKEADEAESRVKRWGGSTANH; from the exons ATGAACAGCGGCGGCGTGGAGGAGTCGCTTCTTGAAAAGCGGCCGGGCGGAGGAAAAGTTGGGAGCTTGGCGAAGGAGTTTGGTGGGGAATCGAAGAGACTGTGGAGACTCGCGGGGCCTGCGATTATCACGTATATATTTCAGTATTCATTGGGTGCATTGACTCAAACTTTTTCTGGCCAGTTGAACGAGCTGGATTTGGCTGCGGTTTCTGTGGAGAATTCTGTCATTGCTGGTCTTGCTTATGGGTTCATG CTGGGAATGGGAAGTGCATTGGAGACGTTATGTGGGCAAGCATATGGTGCGGGGCAGATCAGAATGTTGGGCATATACATGCAAAGATCATGGGTGATTTTGTTAACTACCGCTGTTGCATTGCTTCCCATTTACCTCTTTGCTCCTCCAATCCTCACTCTCTTTGGGGAAGCTCCTGAAATTTCTCGAGCTGCAG GTAAATTTGCCATCTGGATGATACCACAACTATTTGCATATGCCGTGAATTTCCCGATACAGAAATTCTTGCAATCGCAAGGGAAGCTAATGGCAATGGCTTGGATTTCCGCTCTCGTGTTGGTTCTGCATATTGTCTTCAGCTGGCTTCTGATCTTGAAACTCGGATGGGGGTTAATTGGAGCAGCCATTACTCTAAATGCATCGTGGTGGCTCATTTGTATTTTGCAGTTGATTTACATTTTCATAACCAAATCAGATGGTGCATGGACAGGATTTTCATGGTTAGCATTCCATGATTTATACGGCTTTGTTAAGCTGTCCTTGGCCTCTGCTGTAATGTTATG CTTAGAGTTTTGGTACCTGATGATATTAGTGGTCATAGTAGGCCGCCTGGATAACCCTGTGATACCAGTTGATGCGGTTTCTATATG TATGAACATTCAAGGATGGAATGCAATGATAGCAATTGGATTTAACGCTGCAATAAG TGTACGAGTATCAAATGAGCTTGGAGCCGGGAATGCTAGAGCTGCGAAATTCTCTGTGGTTGTGGTTTCAACCACGACTATGTTGATTGCAATAGTTTGTACTGCAGTCGTTTTAGCAACCCGAGATATTTACCCATTTCTTTTCACCAGTAGTGATGCTGTAGCTAAGGAGACTACTAGATTGTCGACTTTGCTTGCAGTTACAGTTCTACTAAGCGGCCTTCAACCTGTTTTATCCG GGGTTGCGGTTGGCGCTGGATGGCAGGCTATTGTTGCATACATCAACATCGGTTGCTATTACATCGTAGGACTTCCCATTGGCATAGGCTTGGGTTTCCCACTTCACTTGGGCGCAATG GGAATTTGGGGTGGATTGATTGGAGGAGTTGGTTTGCAGACGATTATCTTAATATGGATCGTTGCAAGAAGAAACTGGGAGAAAGAA GCGGACGAAGCAGAAAGCCGTGTCAAGAGATGGGGTGGATCGACTGCAAATCATTGA
- the LOC140880549 gene encoding malonyl-coenzyme:anthocyanin 5-O-glucoside-6'''-O-malonyltransferase-like, whose product MTTQIESHRITPPHGELPPEISFPLAYLDIPWLLLLPIRLLLFYDSSVSKSSFLETHVPKLKRSLSLTLKHYVRFAGNIIHPLIDAGKPSFRYVAGDSVSLTVSESSKDFSSLVGCGPRDADQFYDYVPQFPPIKDEPEFKIVPGLAIQVTLFPGSGICIGIASNHAIGDGVSIVSFIKAWASTSKFEGSSDEDLLIRTGKDTPCFDGKLIRDPLGIDDIFWNQIKHVPIHSSTFPLPTKRVRATYILHEADIKKLKDSAVRKIPGLIYVSSFVVVAAYMWCMMVKSGDSMGEEVEESRDEYFIFAVDLRRGRVDPPLPGNYLGNCIAPGRLKMGHGSLAGDEGFFLAVEAMADYIQNWANNKERVLEGAEKWLWDFKKMEGGGTLAVSGSPKFDLYDVDFGWGKARKVEFASIDGENHSMSMCKPRDSDRGIEVGLSLPTQRMEAFAALFADGFAQLR is encoded by the coding sequence ATGACAACCCAAATCGAAAGCCACCGAATTACACCGCCGCACGGCGAGTTGCCGCCGGAGATATCATTTCCGCTGGCATACTTGGATATCCCGTGGTTGCTTTTACTCCCCATCCGACTCCTCCTTTTCTACGATTCCTCTGTTTCAAAATCCAGTTTCTTGGAAACCCACGTCCCCAAACTCAAACGATCACTCTCCCTCACTCTCAAGCATTACGTCCGATTTGCAGGCAATATCATACACCCTTTGATCGACGCCGGAAAGCCGAGCTTTCGTTACGTTGCGGGGGACTCTGTTTCTCTTACGGTCTCCGAGTCAAGTAAAGATTTCAGTAGCCTGGTTGGATGTGGCCCGCGTGATGCAGACCAGTTCTACGATTACGTGCCTCAGTTTCCGCCTATAAAAGATGAGCCCGAGTTTAAAATAGTCCCTGGTTTGGCTATCCAAGTCACGTTATTCCCAGGAAGCGGGATATGCATTGGTATAGCCAGTAATCACGCTATTGGCGATGGTGTTTCGATAGTGAGCTTTATAAAGGCGTGGGCTTCAACCAGCAAATTTGAAGGATCATCGGACGAAGATTTGCTGATTCGAACTGGTAAAGACACGCCTTGTTTCGATGGAAAGCTTATCAGGGATCCTCTTGGAATCGACGATATTTTTTGGAACCAAATCAAACATGTTCCGATTCATTCTTCAACTTTCCCATTACCCACGAAAAGGGTTCGCGCAACGTACATCCTGCATGAAGCTGATATCAAGAAACTCAAGGATTCGGCTGTGAGAAAGATACCAGGGCTGATTTACGTATCATCTTTTGTGGTTGTGGCTGCTTATATGTGGTGTATGATGGTGAAATCCGGGGATTCGATGGGCGAGGAAGTGGAAGAAAGCAGAGATGAATATTTCATTTTCGCCGTTGATCTGCGCCGGGGAAGAGTGGATCCCCCGTTGCCTGGAAATTACTTGGGGAACTGTATTGCTCCCGGGAGGCTCAAAATGGGGCATGGTTCGTTGGCAGGGGATGAAGGATTCTTCTTGGCTGTGGAAGCCATGGCTGATTACATACAAAACTGGGCGAACAACAAGGAACGAGTGCTGGAAGGTGCTGAGAAATGGCTGTGGGATTTCAAGAAAATGGAAGGTGGGGGTACTCTTGCGGTGTCGGGATCGCCGAAATTCGACTTGTACGATGTGGATTTTGGATGGGGAAAGGCGAGGAAGGTGGAGTTTGCCTCCATCGATGGGGAGAATCATTCCATGTCTATGTGTAAGCCGAGGGATTCTGACAGGGGAATAGAGGTTGGCTTGTCTCTGCCCACACAAAGAATGGAAGCTTTCGCAGCTCTCTTTGCTGATGGATTTGCACAATTAAGATGA
- the LOC140891008 gene encoding F-box/FBD/LRR-repeat protein At1g13570-like: protein MSNMKQREPPDVPSNVKTEVDKIGHLPGHIIDKILSYLPLRDAVRTSVLSTKWRYKWVTLPYLVFDSQSVLVSTQDQTLIKNKLVSIVDHVLLLHNGPIHKFKLSHRDLQGVSDIDKWILFLSRGSVKEFILEIWKGHRYKLPSSIYSCQKLVHLELFNCLLMPPSSFAGFKILKSLDLQHITMDQSAFEYMISSCPLLERLTLMNFDGFALLNINAPNLLFFDIGGIFEDVSFQDTFHLAIVSIGLYANAESDRNLAFGSTGNLIKFFACLPHIQRLEVQSYFLKYLAAGTIPAKLPKPCVDLSFLSIRINFNDMEEIQAAVCLLRSSPHLQELEMLARAEEQHVRTIYRTSEKFESFTFNHLKFIKIVGISGIKQELNFINFLLANSPFLERMTVKPASNDGGWDLLKELLRFRRASVLAEIIHLDP from the exons AAGCAAAGAGAACCACCGGATGTACCCAGCAATGTGAAAACAGAGGTGGACAAAATTGGCCACTTACCAGGGCAtattatagataaaattttgtCATATTTACCCCTCAGGGATGCTGTGCGAACAAGTGTTTTGTCGACGAAATGGAGATACAAATGGGTTACACTTCCATATCTTGTATTTGATAGTCAATCAGTTTTAGTCTCTACCCAAGATCAAACCCTCATTAAAAACAAGCTTGTGAGTATTGTTGACCACGTTCTATTGCTTCACAATGGCCCTATTCATAAATTTAAACTTTCTCATCGAGATCTTCAAGGTGTAAGTGATATTGATAAGTGGATTCTTTTCCTGTCTCGAGGCTCTGTCAAGGAATTTATACTTGAGATATGGAAAGGCCATCGTTACAAGCTCCCTTCTTCCATATACTCTTGCCAAAAGCTGGTCCATTTGGAACTTTTTAACTGCCTTTTAATGCCTCCATCTTCATTTGctggttttaaaattttgaaaagccTTGATCTTCAGCACATTACCATGGACCAAAGTGCATTTGAGTACATGATATCTAGCTGCCCTTTACTTGAGCGGCTGACTTTGATGAACTTTGATGGTTTTGCCCTTCTTAATATAAATGCTCCAAATCTTCTTTTCTTTGACATCGGAGGCATTTTTGAAGATGTAAGTTTCCAGGACACGTTCCATTTGGCTATTGTCTCCATCGGACTGTATGCTAACGCTGAAAGTGACCGAAACCTAGCTTTTGGCAGCACCGGCAATTTGATCAAGTTTTTTGCTTGTCTACCGCATATTCAAAGGCTTGAAGTTCAGAGCTATTTCTTGAAG TATTTGGCGGCCGGAACCATACCAGCAAAGCTACCGAAACCTTGTGTTGATCTTAGCTTTCTTTCAATTCGAATCAATTTCAATGACATGGAAGAGATTCAGGCAGCAGTTTGCCTTCTAAGGAGTTCACCTCATCTTCAGGAGCTTGAGATGTTG GCTCGTGCAGAGGAGCAACATGTAAGGACCATTTATCGTACTTCGGAGAAATTTGAAAGCTTTACTTTTAATCACCTGAAGTTCATCAAGATTGTTGGGATATCTGGGATCAAACAAGAACTGAATTTCATCAACTTTTTACTGGCAAATTCACCTTTTCTTGAAAGGATGACTGTCAAGCCTGCCTCGAACGACGGCGGGTGGGATTTATTAAAGGAGTTGCTCCGGTTCCGACGAGCTTCTGTCCTTGCAGAAATCATCCATCTTGATCCATAA